Part of the Phoenix dactylifera cultivar Barhee BC4 unplaced genomic scaffold, palm_55x_up_171113_PBpolish2nd_filt_p 000931F, whole genome shotgun sequence genome, AGTTCTaacatttttgttttgtttcttttcaCCACAGTTGGTGATCTTAATCACCTAATTTCTGCCACGATGAGCGGTGTCACATGTTGTCTCCGGTTCCCTGGTCAGCTGAACTCTGACCTCAGGAAGCTTGCAGTCAACCTGATTCCCTTCCCCCGGCTTCACTTCTTCATGgttggctttgctcttcttacCTCAAGGGGTTCCCAGCAGTACAGGGCGCTCACTGTGCCTGAGCTCGCCCAACAGATGTGGGATGCCAAGAACATGATGTGTGCTGCCGACCCCCGGCATGGCCGCTACCTCACTGCTTCTGCCATGTTCCGTGGGAAGATGAGCACAAAGGAAGTAGATGAATAGATGATTAACGTCCAAAACAAAAACTCTTCCTACTTTGTTGAGTGGATCCCAAACAATGTCAAGTCCAGCGTGTGTGACATCCCTCCGAAGGGGCTAAAGATGGCATCTACCTTTATTGGTAACTCAACCTCCATTCAGGAGATGTTCCGGAGGGTCAGCGAGCAGTTCACAGCCAT contains:
- the LOC120107630 gene encoding LOW QUALITY PROTEIN: uncharacterized protein LOC120107630 (The sequence of the model RefSeq protein was modified relative to this genomic sequence to represent the inferred CDS: substituted 2 bases at 2 genomic stop codons); translated protein: MLLSASVNSISSIPSPVYQCKKAFLLNMAVNCSLTLRNISXMEVELPIKVDAIFSPFGGMSHTLDLTLFGIHSTKXEEFLFWTLIIYSSTSFVLIFPRNMAEAVR